A section of the Malania oleifera isolate guangnan ecotype guangnan chromosome 2, ASM2987363v1, whole genome shotgun sequence genome encodes:
- the LOC131147999 gene encoding serine carboxypeptidase-like 51 isoform X1, with product MEKLFRVMFALILGSVVYGRITIAAGTQDGLEQWGYVQVRPNAHMFWWLYRSPHRVENSSKPWPTILWLQGGPGASGVGLGNFLEIGPLNKNLEPRNSTWLRKADLLFVDNPVGTGFSFVEDKTLVVKTDLEAATDLTSLLAELFNRNQSLQKSPLYIVAESYGGKFAVTLGLSILSAIENKKLELNLGGVVLGDSWISPEDFVLSWGSLLKDVSRLDDNGVQQSNSLAERIKQQLDDGKFVDATNSWSNLENLIRINSNYVSFYNILLDSGMDPVSLAASELSKEIAKNSYSRYLNSLMSSPSGGVDLDTFMNGVIKEKLKIIPNNVRWGGQSDLVFDAMEGDFMRPRIAEVDELLAKGVNVTIYNGQLDLICATKGTEAWIQKLRWEGLNGFLNQKRTPLYCDDHEGTTGFRKTFRNLHFYWILGAGHFVPVDQPCTALNMLGAITQSPSAS from the exons atggaGAAGTTGTTTCGTGTCATGTTTGCTTTGATCCTTGGTTCAGTGGTTTACGGGCGAATCACCATAGCTGCAGGAACCCAGGACGGTTTAGAACAGTGGGGATATGTGCAAGTCAGGCCTA ATGCCCACATGTTTTGGTGGCTGTACAGAAGCCCACACAGAGTTGAGAATTCCTCCAAACCGTGGCCGACAATTCTGTGGCTGCAGGGTGGCCCT GGTGCCTCCGGGGTTGGGCTTGGGAATTTCCTGGAGATTGGGCCATTGAATAAAAATTTGGAGCCTCGGAATTCAACTTGGCTGCGGAAAGCAGATCTCCTGTTTGTG GACAATCCAGTTGGAACAGGATTCAGCTTTGTAGAAGATAAAACGCTCGTGGTGAAAACTGATCTAGAAGCAGCGACTGACTTGACTTCATTGTTGGCGGAGCTTTTCAATAGGAATCAAAGCCTGCAAAAAAGTCCTCTGTACATAGTGGCAGAATCTTATGGAGGGAAATTTGCTGTTACTCTTGGATTATCAATTTTATCAGCCATAGAAAACAAGAAACTGGAGCTTAATCTTGGAG GAGTTGTTCTGGGGGACAGTTGGATCTCGCCAGAAGATTTCGTG CTTTCATGGGGTTCCCTTCTCAAAGATGTCTCACGGCTCGATGACAATGGCGTGCAGCAATCAAACAG TCTGGCTGAGAGGATAAAGCAGCAACTTGATGATGGTAAATTCGTCGATGCAACAAACTCTTGGAGCAATCTCGAGAATTTGATTCGCATCAACAGTAATTATGTG AGCTTCTACAATATTCTGTTGGATTCTGGGATGGATCCAGTATCCTTGGCAGCATCCGAGCTATCAAAAGAAATTGCGAAGAATAGTTACTCTAGATATCTCAATTCCCTAATGTCTTCTCCAAGTGGTGGTGTTGATCTGGATACCTTCATGAATGGTGTGATCAAAGAGAAGCTCAAGATTATCCCAAACAATGTGAG ATGGGGAGGACAATCAGATCTTGTGTTTGATGCAATGGAAGGCGATTTTATGAGGCCCAGAATAGCTGAG gTGGATGAGCTACTAGCTAAAGGGGTCAATGTGACCATTTACAATGGGCAA CTTGATCTCATCTGTGCAACCAAGGGAACAGAAGCATGGATTCAGAAGCTCAG GTGGGAGGGGCTCAATGGTTTTCTGAATCAGAAAAGAACTCCTCTATACTGTGATGATCATGAAGGCACAACAGGATTCCGCAAGACCTTCAGAAACCTACACTTCTACTGGATTCTTGGAGCAGGCCACTTC
- the LOC131147999 gene encoding serine carboxypeptidase-like 51 isoform X2 — protein sequence MFWWLYRSPHRVENSSKPWPTILWLQGGPGASGVGLGNFLEIGPLNKNLEPRNSTWLRKADLLFVDNPVGTGFSFVEDKTLVVKTDLEAATDLTSLLAELFNRNQSLQKSPLYIVAESYGGKFAVTLGLSILSAIENKKLELNLGGVVLGDSWISPEDFVLSWGSLLKDVSRLDDNGVQQSNSLAERIKQQLDDGKFVDATNSWSNLENLIRINSNYVSFYNILLDSGMDPVSLAASELSKEIAKNSYSRYLNSLMSSPSGGVDLDTFMNGVIKEKLKIIPNNVRWGGQSDLVFDAMEGDFMRPRIAEVDELLAKGVNVTIYNGQLDLICATKGTEAWIQKLRWEGLNGFLNQKRTPLYCDDHEGTTGFRKTFRNLHFYWILGAGHFVPVDQPCTALNMLGAITQSPSAS from the exons ATGTTTTGGTGGCTGTACAGAAGCCCACACAGAGTTGAGAATTCCTCCAAACCGTGGCCGACAATTCTGTGGCTGCAGGGTGGCCCT GGTGCCTCCGGGGTTGGGCTTGGGAATTTCCTGGAGATTGGGCCATTGAATAAAAATTTGGAGCCTCGGAATTCAACTTGGCTGCGGAAAGCAGATCTCCTGTTTGTG GACAATCCAGTTGGAACAGGATTCAGCTTTGTAGAAGATAAAACGCTCGTGGTGAAAACTGATCTAGAAGCAGCGACTGACTTGACTTCATTGTTGGCGGAGCTTTTCAATAGGAATCAAAGCCTGCAAAAAAGTCCTCTGTACATAGTGGCAGAATCTTATGGAGGGAAATTTGCTGTTACTCTTGGATTATCAATTTTATCAGCCATAGAAAACAAGAAACTGGAGCTTAATCTTGGAG GAGTTGTTCTGGGGGACAGTTGGATCTCGCCAGAAGATTTCGTG CTTTCATGGGGTTCCCTTCTCAAAGATGTCTCACGGCTCGATGACAATGGCGTGCAGCAATCAAACAG TCTGGCTGAGAGGATAAAGCAGCAACTTGATGATGGTAAATTCGTCGATGCAACAAACTCTTGGAGCAATCTCGAGAATTTGATTCGCATCAACAGTAATTATGTG AGCTTCTACAATATTCTGTTGGATTCTGGGATGGATCCAGTATCCTTGGCAGCATCCGAGCTATCAAAAGAAATTGCGAAGAATAGTTACTCTAGATATCTCAATTCCCTAATGTCTTCTCCAAGTGGTGGTGTTGATCTGGATACCTTCATGAATGGTGTGATCAAAGAGAAGCTCAAGATTATCCCAAACAATGTGAG ATGGGGAGGACAATCAGATCTTGTGTTTGATGCAATGGAAGGCGATTTTATGAGGCCCAGAATAGCTGAG gTGGATGAGCTACTAGCTAAAGGGGTCAATGTGACCATTTACAATGGGCAA CTTGATCTCATCTGTGCAACCAAGGGAACAGAAGCATGGATTCAGAAGCTCAG GTGGGAGGGGCTCAATGGTTTTCTGAATCAGAAAAGAACTCCTCTATACTGTGATGATCATGAAGGCACAACAGGATTCCGCAAGACCTTCAGAAACCTACACTTCTACTGGATTCTTGGAGCAGGCCACTTC